Below is a window of Drosophila miranda strain MSH22 chromosome 3, D.miranda_PacBio2.1, whole genome shotgun sequence DNA.
CCCCTGGTTGAAGCCCCGATGTACTTACCCTAATAAATACTCAGCAAAGCACTTTAAACGACAGTTTAATTGAAAAACgtaaaaaaacaacaaacaaaattcCGCAAACTTCAGTTTTGATCAGTGGATTTATCGATAAGATATACGGTCTTACACCTcgaaaatataccaaaatataccgcctcattttcaaaatataccaaaaatatactgacgaattcaagttctattttacgtattcctcgtttttgatattccgacgaatattactagctatatagaacatttagccgtgcccacataattttagcccattgatgaataaattttctacacaattggttagtttttagtccttgcttttattgtattttgactaaaacaaggtttaaacaaaatagttcaacaaaaaaaaaagtcgcagtgttgctggtatttgaagacgTGATGCGTGTATAGCCCTTTGTACACCCTATTTCGctaattttatatgaagatCAAACGTAATTtattaagaccttttctcaaattgatatgtttttGACTTATTCATGTGTtttattagtatcttgtatatatttatctcgatcctgatacctactgagCCCTGGAAGACAAACATTTTttcaattctataacatccatttcccccagggtatgtgtgcatggaattagcaacatgtttgtgtatggaatgagactcattgttgcaaaagcgaaactgcggcgaatcGGGTATTGCCTATATTTCAAGCTATAGATGCCCACTTAGCTTTATCCCAtagataaatgcattttctacaagattgcttCTCTTAATTACCtttatgtattttattttgactaaaatacGGTTTTCAAGTAAATGTTGCCGCAACAGTGTGTATGGAATGTGCAACATTGTGTATGGAAcgagactcattgttgctaaagcgaaactgcggcgaactgcggcgaactgcggcgaactcaaattcgattcaaaaaacgaccaattctttgttccgttgaataatactatctatatagaacatttagccatgcccactcaattttgtacgattgatgaatcaattttataCATGATTGGactattcgaaatacttgcatttattggatttttatataacattgaaaatgaaattaataaatgacaaaaataccatttaGCACTAAAAAACACCACATGGGAGCGCGGCGAAAACCAGTTTCTACAGTATGACCCTCATATACGgtctcatttgaaaaatataccgagtggtgcgcgccaaatTGAACTTTTTTGAATGTGAGCGACAAGGATTTAAATGTTGTCAACCGGGCCTTTAtctatgcccacataattttatacgattaatgaatcaattttctacttaactggccaagtccttgcttttattgtattttgactaaacaaggtttaagcaaaatagttcaacaaaaaaacagttgCAGTTTTGCTGGTAAATTAGCAAcatttgtgtatggaatgggactcattgttgctaaagcgaaactgcggcgaactgcggcgaactcaaattcgattcaaaaaacgaccaattctttgttccgttgaataatactatctatatagaacatttagccatgcccactcagttttgtacgattgatgaatcaattctatacatgattggcctattcgaaatacttgcttttattggatttctatataacattgaaaattaaattaatagattgatgaaattgacaaaaatacCATGGGAGCGCGGCGAAAAGCAGTATTTCTACAGTATGACCCTCAGAACAGcaccgaaacataccgtcttATTTTAAAAACATACCGTAAATACACTTAGGAATTCAAGTTCTgatatacatattcctcgtttttgatattccgctAAATATTACACGCCAGATAGATctctcagccctgcccacatagttttatccaaTTAATTAACCTATTTCCTACTTGACgggcttattttaaatacttgacttTGACTGTTTTTGCCTCAATTTTTGCTCCTAAAAAACAATTTAGCGTCTCGTATGATGCAAAAACCGAACTTAGCACACTTAAgcccctctatttaaatagttcaactacttgaggtaaatggcggaaaatattaacgattttaaattcttcttgtagatccGTGCCACCTTTTCTCTGAATTTACAAAAAACAACGACATCTTTCGCCTAAACTGCTctaaaattataaaatttaccccatgcccacatagttttatacgattgatatTGAGCCTTCAAAAAAGTCGTTTTTTTTGCTAGCTGATTTGAATTTATTTATTGAACGGAAATTTTTTACGGTGCATTTAAAGTGTAACGAAAAAGATATTATTACAATTTAAGTTATACATATCGATACCAGCTATTAACTAATTTTTGTCTTTATATAAGTATTTTTGTTTACGTTTAGTAAGAACGAAACGGAAGCTGAAGCTAGGCAAAAATCGAAATCTAAATGTAATTTTCATACAAGTGTAATTTTTCATTTGATTAAGTTTCGGTTAACTCATATGATTGGCGTTTTTAGATACATGTAGTGTCTTTGTGTGTGCAAGTGGGTGTTCAGTGTGTATACATTGATATATTTGGGGTGTGTTTAGGTGCTACTAAAAGAATATTACTGTGTGGAAAGGATAAAGTATTTAGATTTGGAACTCTAAGTTGCAGCTGCTGTGTCAGGTTCTTTCTCCATCTCTTCGGGACTTGCAGCGACATCCTTAGGCTCCTTTAACCGTCAATTCTCCACGGACATGTTGCCGATGTCGTCGTTGATGGACAGCACCTGGCCGATAAAGTTCTGATCGGTTACCACCTCGGCCAGGGCTTTGCACAGCTCCGTGAGCTCCTGCAACGGCATCTTCAGCTGCGGTGCCAGCTTCCCCAAATGGTGGCTTATGGAGTCTGGTAGCTGTAGGAGGATGGCCATTAGAATGAGGGTTTCCATAGTGCATTCGGTCTGAGAGTACGTACCTTGCCTTTGCCCACTTTGAAGCCGCTGAACATCAGCTTCGTCCGCACCCTCTGCTCGTTGGGTCCGTCGTAGAAGATGGTCAGATACGACTCCTGCACGTTGGCCACCAGCgggaagtagatacccgcatACACCTGGCCCTTGGCATCGCGCGAGAGCAGCGACCGGAAGTTGTACACTAGATTCCGGCGCACGGTCACATCGATGGCCGTGATGTACTCCTGGGCCACGTAGACCAGCGAGGTCTTAAAGCTGCTCTTCTCGCCACGGATCTCGCGCTCCTTCCACTCCACAAACTTGCCGCTGTGCTGGCTGTACGCGTAGCAGTAGTCCCGCTGCAGATGCGGCTCCTTCGATTGGGTAAACCAGCCTGCAAGGAAGAATCTTAATAATCTGCGATACACTTCTGTGAAGCAGACTTACCAGTGTGTGGATAGCTCTGATCCTTCATTACAGTCACCGCACGACTCACGTGGTACCCTGGATCGAGAATCATAACGCCACGACGCTCTCCTATGGCTATGCGCATGGCCACCATGACGTGCTCCTTCTCAACGGCCGCGTTGGCCGAGTTTAGGCCGTACTCTTCGTCCAGCTGAACGTAGTCGTTGCAGTCCATCACCTGCTCCTCGCAGGAGACCACATACAAGTACTGCGCCAGCACCGGGAACATCCGCACCATCCTGGCCATGATTTCAAAGGCCAGCGAGACGCACATGTGGTGGCGACGGTTGATGGGCACGACATAGAACTGGAAAAAGCTGCGCAGCTCCGAGCGGCGGGTGCGCTTGAAGCTACGGTAGAAGTCCACAAACAGATTGACCGTGTTGTAGTGGGTCTCCTCCAGCATGCGCTGCAGCGTGGTCTCCACAATCCCGTTCAGCTCCTCGTACTGCCACACGTTGTCGAAGATCAGGGTTCTCTTGCCGGCCTCGCCCTCGCCGCTGGTCCAgtcgggcaggggcagcggatGACCCAAAGGCCACACACCGTTGATCTGGTTGTAGGCGCTCAGGTCGTAGCCATCGCCGACGGCCCAGTCCGAGCCGAGCGAGTGCTGGTCCTCCGGGAGGAACGGCTGCTGTCTGGCCAGCAGCTGCCGTATGTCGGAGTAGCGCTCCGATCCATCCACCGATGTCAGGTCGGCGGTTGGCAGCCACTGTAGCACCTCGTCATCCTCGTAATCGTCCTCACTCGAAGTGGAGGGCGTTCGCCGGATCGTGCCAGTGCTTCTTGCCTTCCCGGATTGATCATGTGCGAAGGGCGACTTCGTAGTCAGTCCCAATCCACGCACCGCATCCGCCAGATGCTGGTCTTCCTCCTGCTGGGAGTCAGAATCCGAGCCAGTGACGGCGGCGGCCCCCTCCTCGGCAGCATCGACATCCCCATCAGCGGGGATCGATGCTGCTCCATCCTGGCCGTGGGCAGCGGCGAGTCAACTTGGCCACTCGGAGCCCCAGCGGCCCACGGAGGGCACGTAGCCACTTTCGCAGTCATTGATTATAGCTTCTAGTTGAATGTTGGCGACTTGTTGCGTTGCGTTGGCGTTCGGATTCAAAGGTTCGGTCGCCTGGATGGCAGCGATGGTGGCTCCAGCTCCAAGACTGTACAGACTAATCCGGCCCTGCGCTCGGTTGAACAGGAGGTCCGGCTCGTCTCCAAATTTCGTTGTTGGTTTAGACTGATCTGTGGGTAAAGAAACGTGATCGAAACGGAATGTGAGAAAAGCTGAGCCTGAACCCTTGACCTAGACCCCTACTTATCGATCGTCCGATCGTTCAGTGTCTCAAGGGTAATTATCGGCACCCTCTCCCGGCAGCCCTTTCGTAATCAGTTTTCCCGCAGGTAGAGTCAAATGGGTTATTAATGAGTCCCGTAGGTAAAGGGATCGTTATCTGTTTGTATCCCGCTCAATGCTGTTGCCATGGACGTACAGTCCCGCCTCCCGTCTTCAGTGTGCAATAAACAATTGCCAGACACATAAATGGAGTGGAGTGTACAATGTACACGTACGGTCGTTGTACAGCCTTATCAACTCGCGGCAGGAAATGGGCGCGGTTGTTTAGTATGCGCTTAACTGCTGATAATTCACCAAAGTTAGTGGGAGCTAGCAAAAAAAAGACGAATAAAACACTCAGAACTCATAGGGCGGTGCCGGGTGGGGCACGTGCCTTGGTCACATTTGCATGCATGTGAATTTGTGAATTTCGCCCCATCTTTGTCATGCGCTAATCTCGCTTGTTTTTCGGTCGCACTTTTTTTATGATTAGAGAATGTTTATTGCGTAGTTGATTCTTTGAATTTCTTTGTGTGTAATATGATTCATGTTTATTATACCACGCGAAATTGTTGCTAATTTACAGGTGAATCATGGTCGGGCAAATGTGCGAAGGTCTGGGCTGCAGCTTCTCTGGCAGCCTCACGAGATCTGAgaattatattttatattcgTGTACTGCAGAGACACTTGATAGCTGCTGATTCgaatgcccatgcccatgatTTAGATCAATTTACTTACCCATACAATGGCCTAAAGCCCAATTAACAAGATTGTATTGTGGTTTTCCTTTGTTAGACGTTCCCTCGAACAATCTGTGGTATCACGCGCTGCTTCAGTGGAGTGCCGTTCGCGGCTGTTACTGAGATTCCGCTTAATTTAACACAGCTCAACTGTTGCTCACTAACGGGGGTCTGTGGCAGGCCCCAAACGTTGGGAAATGTAACGAAATAAGGGGTAACGTAACGCGAACTAAAGGCAAACAACTTGTTGAGTTGCTTGGGTTGTTTGCTGTCTTTGAGTTTCTCTgcttgtttgtttgctttttgtttGGGTTTGCTCTGGTTTTGATTTGATAGATTTGATTTGCTTTTGCATTGACCTGTTCAATGCAGGTCCGAGTTTTTTAACGATATTGGCGAATTAATCGACATCGAAGTGAATTTTATTCAACACGTTTTATGCTTAACCTGGTCCACAGATACAGACACTATGTATATCCCTCGGTATAGTATGCACTTGCACTTGGCTATTTTCGTAGCGTAGAGATGCTTTCTTTCCGACGACTGCTGGCTGTTCCGTTGGCTATGAAAATCGAAGACCGAATGAGTGTCGAGTGCGGGCCTACTTCTATATATACAAAAATCCGATCGCAATTGTATTGTTTCCCCCGATTCGACTACGAACTGTGGCCGTAGCTGgccctgttgttgttgttgtagttgttgcctcggtatttgtttgttttctttATACGCGCGCACCAAACCAAACGAacaaaatatttcaatttatgacgCAAAAAAGCTTGAAAAATTCCACAAAGCCCTTGGGCCGATAACGGGGCAACGGAACGCGACTTTTGTTTTGCTCCGTAACTTCGTGTCcgagtggctgtggctgtgggggcgattgttattgtttttacACGATAGTTGGGGGCTAGAATCGTGTTGGGATAGGATCGGGACCACGCCTTTCTTCTGCAAAGAGAAAGGTGAAAGAAGAAGGATAATTTATGGAAAAAACATCGTAAAATTATCGTATAACTAATCAACTGTTGAAACTGTTTACTGCGATTATAGCAGCTCTTATCTATTGTTTATCCCCAGTCAGCACTTGTTTATGCTCCAGTTTATTTATATAGTTTACGATGGGTACGGTCACCGTGCCCCTCCTCCTGTTTTATAACTAGTTGAGTGGAAAATTTGCCATTCCATGGGTTGTGTCGCGTGGGTAACCATTGGCAATGGTAAATCTGATTGGACGCCCTACTCAGGCACAGAAGATGCATTCGATTGATTATGATATGGCAGCATCGGTGGGTGGCTCTATGGGGGCTGCTGCCCATTGTAATGCGCATTAGCAACGCCCGCTGGGAGCCAGTGGAGCGGTGGCAACGTGGGCGCCTTGAGAGGCAACTGGTTGTTGTAGGGAGCGGAAAGGACTTGCCCTACAAGTGTTGCGAACTATGTAATAGGTCCCTTAGGTCCCCCTAGCCAACACGTAATTAGTGTCACGAACTAATTGGCAATAGGACGCCAGCTGCCCTTCCATTTATAGATACGTATCttagtacatatatattcttagGCCTAGGACGCTGCTCATGCTGATCCCATTTGGTCGAGGCCAGGGCCCCACCAGATAGAACAATGCCACAGCCTTTACACTCTTGTTTACAGAGTGGTGGCATGCCCCGCCCCCACTCCCCTCATCTTTATATAGTACCATATAGTTgagattttaatttttgcgCCGTAATGAAATTGTTCTCTTCTGGTGTTTGCCGAGATGCACATTGTACAAATAAAGACAAACATTTTGTGATGGTGCAATTTGATGAGAGAATTTTGTACTACCCAAGGTCGTCCTTGGTGTGGGGTAACTATTTGCACAAACTGTACTCGAAACAGGATAGAATGCTCGCTTAGTCGGTGCGACCCCTACTTCGTTTGGAAACAAATAACAAGTAGATAAATTCAGCAAAGTGACATCCATTAGGAGGGCAGCTTATGCATAGACAAACCGATTAAATATGTTTTTATTAATTAACTACCAAATGCGACGCGTAAGCTGTGTCAGGGCTGTGGTGGGGTGACAGTTATGAGCCACACATAAGTTTCTGTTGGACAAAACGGAAGCCAAAGATGGAAAGGTCGCGCAACCAGTGGCGGGCAAATTGGCTACGACAGTTACTTCACGCTCTCTGCATTGACGTCATAGGCAAATGGAAGAAACGAAACGGAAACCTTATCCCAGTTTCCCAACGGCGACTTTCCTATAGAAACTAGTTCAATGTCGCCAAACGGTGCCTGACGTCATTGTACATATGTGGCCCACTTCGCTGCCACAGCTTCAAGCCGGCCGGCACTTGGAATGGGTATCAGGTGAGGTTTCCCCCCCCCCATTGACCCAGCCCATTCCAGGGGTTGCCTCAGTCCACGTGTCACATGTAGACTGTCTCGCGTCTGTGAATTTGTAAACAAATTCGCATCCGGGGGCACCTACTGTGATGGGCCTTTTACAATCAAAACAACAGCAGACCGAACCAAGCGCAGACGCTGGAATTCTTCCAGATGGACGTGGAAAACGTATGGACTCATTGCCACAGAAACAATGTCCAAATGGGGAACCATAACTCATCAATTATAAACTTTACCTTAGAACAGATGCAATCTTCCTACTTTTTCTATGTACAACCCGTTCAATTCATGCTTGCACACTATTCTAGAACAGCACTGTAAGCATCGCCCGCAGACAAAAAGTGCATCGCAACGGTTCTTTACACTGAAGGTCAACTAAATGGGCACGCTGCAAACTAAAGGTATACTTTTGGGGATGAAATATGTTTTATTCAGAAATATAATAGTTTAGTATTAGGCGCTATAGTGGGACGGCACTGTATTTGGTATCCTGCTTTTGCGCACTTATATCGAATTGCATATTTCTTTGTTGTCTGTTCCTTGGCAACACCCCACTGTTATGGAAAGGAGCCCAAATTGGCCCAGTAGTAAAATCGATAGAGTAACTCCACACACAGTGGTTTGTAGAGGGTGGAAGGGATTTCTTACCCTTTCAATTGGTTCTCTAAGGGAACACAAACACTCGCACTAGAACTGGAATCACACTCGTATGAACACACGCAAAATCAGTCGCCGCCTGCCGGAGGTCGGAGGTCAGGGGGAAAGGTCGAGTCGAGTCCACAGCCTTACAGCTTTTTACTCCAATTGTAGGAACCGTTGtagaaaaataaaatcaatatTATCATTTTAGTGTGCATATTGAGGACAGtcattgcacaacggttaaggCACGATTGCACTTGTCGCAAAGGATTGGATGCAAGTCTTTCAACTAAACTGATGACGAAACTCGGGTCGATTAGTTTTTATGCCTCCTCTTGCGTTTGTGTGGCATTTAAGGTGCGACGGTCGAGAGAATGCGAACTACGCGAAAAGAAGACTCTAGAAACTCGGGGGTATCCTTCGATTATTTCAATTGAGATGGCAGTGCATCGATAAATCGCGACAGCTGATCGTTGTGGTGGCAGCGATAGCGATATCGATGGTATTATTGATTATAAAATTACAATTAACATCGATGCTGTTATCGATTGCGGCTTGTTACTATCGATTGGATACAAGTGTGCGCGCCAGCGAAAAATTGTTtgaaatgaatgaatgaaaatTCATTTCAAACAATTTTTCGAGAGATCGAAAATGAAAAACCTGCGAATATAGGATATAGATATTCTTGAATCTACTTTTAAAAATTAAActaaatacaaatatataaatatacataccTCTTATACTATTTGTGACACAAGGCGCGCAGCTTGAAGTTGATCAGCTCTACTTTGTTCAAGTTGTCATTAGAATTTGATTAAATTCTGAAATCCGAAGAGATGCGGTGCGTACAAACATGGTAACGCGGAGTCGGGGCCACATCAACGTCAGAGTTCCACTAATGGTAATGGTAATGATTGTGGCAAATCTGCGACAAGTGTCTGCCAGTTACGGACGCAATGTTGAAAATGGAGCTTCGGGGATATGGCAAAAACGACGGCCAGATCAAGACGAATGGCTTGATCCTTCGTCATTGGATTTAAAAAAACCAGTAGTGGACCCCGAGCTCTTGTTCCAACAGCAAGAAGAATTCGATCAATTCGGTGATGCAAAAGTACTGGACAAGGGATACATCTGGGGCCTCAAGCCGAACCCAGCCCAACAGCTGCAGAAGGAACAGAAAAAGAACAAGCTGAAAGACTGGCTAAACCGTTTCCACGAAAATGAAGTGTTAGATGGAGCACGAGGGAACCAGGAAATCGGCGACTTGATTACGGGGCCGGTGATGAAGGATTTCAATGAGAAGAAGGACGAGAGCTCGCAGCAGCTCGAGCAGCGTCACCGCCAAATGGAGGCTTTCAAGAATGCTGCTGCCGATTTAGCTTTTGACCGAATGATAAATATCCAGAAAGAACAGGGCAAGGGCGCTAAGACTGTGTTCCTCCCCCTATATCCCTCTGCAAAACCTTCATTGGTAAAAATTGCTCCTGCAAAACCCTTAAATAGAAAAATCAATTTACCGTCTAAAGCCAAGTGCCAGAAGCCACTGCCATCTTCCCCAGTAACGTCTCGACCAAGCAACTGTCCGGCAACGACTTTTCGGCCACCCACAACCCGCCACACCAAGATGTCCTCTCCCAAACCGTTGGCGCCGCCGTCCAGGCCGAAGTGCAAGCACAGGAAGGGCAAGAAGAAGCCAAAGAAGCTTAGTACTTCCTCAGCAAAGAGCATCGAGAAAAGGATCCTGGCCTTGAAGCAGCATGCCCTTTCCATCCTCAAGAACTTGAACTACCTGGAAATGGAGGTGCTCAGCCAATCGCCAGACATCTGCCCTCGTCACCAGTCCCAGCGGAAAGGCAAAGGCCCCATTCCGAAGAAGAAAACAAAGACCGGCGAGCGACTGGACAGACCTACCCAGCCGTCCTTGACCCAGTCGAAGCTGCATCGTGGCTTCTTCTTTGGCATTCGACCGGCGAGCACCAAGGAGAGATTGGCAGACTTGGCTGCCTCTCGTGAGGAGGAGCTCAGACTGCAGGAAAAGGTGTGGCGTGAGCACCTCCAGCATCTGATGGCCAGAAAGCGGCCCTTCCCAAAGGCAAAGCGGTTCGAGgcagccccagcagcagccgctAGCATGCCAGTAGCATCTGACAAAAAGGTCGCCGTTCGAAATTATGAGCTTAATAGCAACAACCGCAGTCCTGCCAGAAGGAAAAAGAAGAAGAGAAAGAAGAAGAGAAAGATGGTAGCTCTACTGGCGGATGATAACCCAATGCGAAGTTGAAGTAGCTTTAATTGCATTTTGTTAGTtaattattatatatttctcaatattttattttaaattggcGCCTTTTTTTCTTGGAAAAGGGTCACGCTATGAATACTGCGACTAGTATTTTCACAAGGTTAGTGCTGGGTAAGGTTCGTTTTTTTCAGCGGTgtatgtatagtatatattgaaaataatgGGGTATATTTCGGTAGGGTATATTTAATCGAAAAGACCGCGCTCACACCGCACAATTCTGGGCCGCAAACCAGGGTGActttttctagtatttttaatactttttGCTATTGTTTGAGGTCAAAATTGCACcgacggtatatttacggtatatcggtatataatggtatattttgtcGATTTCATCAatatattaatttaattttcaacgttatatagaaatccaataaaagcaagtatttcgaataggccaatcatgtatagaattgattcatcaatcgtacaaaattgagtgggcatggctaaatgttctatatagatagtattattcaacggaacaaagaattGGTCGTTTTTTGAATCGAATTTGAGTTCGCCGCAGTACGCTTTAGCagcaatgagtcccattccatacacactgttatggcaacatttacttgaaaaccgttttttggtcaaaataaaatacttACAAGCTATTTAAAGaagcaatcttgtagaaaatgcatTTATAGGCAATACCCGATTCGCATCAGTTtcgctttagcaacaatgagtcccattccatacacaaatgTTGCTAAtttaccagcaacattgcaactgtttttttgttgaactattttgcttaaaccttgtttagtcaaaatacaataaaagcaaggactaaaaactggCCAGTTAAtaagaaaattgattcattaatcgtataaaattatgtgggcatagaTAAAGGCCCGGTTGACAACATTTAAATCCTTGTCGCTCACATTCAAAAAAGTTCAatttggcgcgcaccactcggtatatttttcaaatgagacCGTATATGAGGGTCATACTGTAGAAACAGGTTTTCGCCGCGCTCCCATGTGGTGTTTTTTAGTGCtaaatggtatttttgtcgtttattaatttcattttcaatgttatataaaaatccaataaatgcaagtatttcgaatagaccaatcatgtatagaattgattcatcaatcgtacaaaattgagtgggcatggctaaatgttctatatagatagtattattcaacggaacaaagaattggtcgttttttgaatcgaatttgagttcgccgcagttcgccgcagtttcgctttagcaacaatgagtctcgTTCCATACACAAATGTTGCTAAtttaccagcaacattgcaaCTGTTTtcttgttgaactattttgcttaaaccttgtttagtcaaaatacaataaaagcaaggactaaaaactggccagttaagtagaaaattgattcattaatcgtataaaattatgtgggcatagaTAAAGGCCCGGTTGACAACATTTAAATCCTTGTCGCTCACATTCAAAAAAGTTCAatttggcgcgcaccacttggtatatttttcaaatgagacCGTATATGAGGGTCATACTGTAGAAACTGGTTTTCGCCGCGCTCCCATGTGGTGTTTTTTAGTGCtaaatggtatttttgtcAGCTATTAGTTTCATTTTCAATGTTAtataaaaatccaataaatgcaagtatttcgaataggccaatcacgtatagaattgattcatcaatcgtacaaaattgagtgggcatggctaaatgttctatatagatagtaatattcgacggaatatcaaaaacgaggaatatgtaaaatagaactttaatttgtcagtatatttacggtatatttttcaaatgagacagtatattttggtatatttctgagggt
It encodes the following:
- the LOC108160316 gene encoding uncharacterized protein LOC108160316, whose amino-acid sequence is LAAAHGQDGAASIPADGDVDAAEEGAAAVTGSDSDSQQEEDQHLADAVRGLGLTTKSPFAHDQSGKARSTGTIRRTPSTSSEDDYEDDEVLQWLPTADLTSVDGSERYSDIRQLLARQQPFLPEDQHSLGSDWAVGDGYDLSAYNQINGVWPLGHPLPLPDWTSGEGEAGKRTLIFDNVWQYEELNGIVETTLQRMLEETHYNTVNLFVDFYRSFKRTRRSELRSFFQFYVVPINRRHHMCVSLAFEIMARMVRMFPVLAQYLYVVSCEEQVMDCNDYVQLDEEYGLNSANAAVEKEHVMVAMRIAIGERRGVMILDPGYHVSRAVTVMKDQSYPHTGWFTQSKEPHLQRDYCYAYSQHSGKFVEWKEREIRGEKSSFKTSLVYVAQEYITAIDVTVRRNLVYNFRSLLSRDAKGQVYAGIYFPLVANVQESYLTIFYDGPNEQRVRTKLMFSGFKVGKGKLPDSISHHLGKLAPQLKMPLQELTELCKALAEVVTDQNFIGQVLSINDDIGNMSVEN
- the LOC108161017 gene encoding uncharacterized protein LOC108161017 — encoded protein: MVTRSRGHINVRVPLMVMVMIVANLRQVSASYGRNVENGASGIWQKRRPDQDEWLDPSSLDLKKPVVDPELLFQQQEEFDQFGDAKVLDKGYIWGLKPNPAQQLQKEQKKNKLKDWLNRFHENEVLDGARGNQEIGDLITGPVMKDFNEKKDESSQQLEQRHRQMEAFKNAAADLAFDRMINIQKEQGKGAKTVFLPLYPSAKPSLVKIAPAKPLNRKINLPSKAKCQKPLPSSPVTSRPSNCPATTFRPPTTRHTKMSSPKPLAPPSRPKCKHRKGKKKPKKLSTSSAKSIEKRILALKQHALSILKNLNYLEMEVLSQSPDICPRHQSQRKGKGPIPKKKTKTGERLDRPTQPSLTQSKLHRGFFFGIRPASTKERLADLAASREEELRLQEKVWREHLQHLMARKRPFPKAKRFEAAPAAAASMPVASDKKVAVRNYELNSNNRSPARRKKKKRKKKRKMVALLADDNPMRS